In Terriglobales bacterium, the sequence GCCCACCACCACCACGTCGCAGTCATAGTAAGGATGCGGCTCGCGGTAGTAGTGGAAGACCTTGGACAGCGATTCGCCGGGGACGTCCAGCAGGTTGGGGCGGTCGTAGTAGCCGGTAGAGACCACGATCTTGCGCACGCGCCACTCCTGGATGTGGTCGTAGGCGTCGGTGGTCAGCACCTGAAAGGCGCCGTCCCATCCGGCGATGGTCTCCACCTTCTCGTACTGGCGGACGTTCAGCTTGTAGTGCGCGGCCACGTGGCGGTAGTACTGCAGCGCCTCCTCGCGCGTGGGCTTCTGATGGGCCGTGGTAAAGGGCATGTCGCCGATCTCCAGCAGCTCCGGCGTGGTGAAGAAGGTCATGTTCGCCGGGTAGTGGTAGATGGAGTTGACCAGGCAGCCTTTCTCGATGAGCAGCGCGGAGAGGCCCACCTTCTGGACCTCGATGGCGCAGGCCAGGCCGGTGGGCCCGGCGCCCACTATCAGGACGTCCACTAGGGCGTAGTCGTCCGGGATGGGCTGAGCTTTGGGCTGGGTTTCCAGCAGCGACCCGGTTTTCGTGGATGCCATCGTCTAACATGATGCCACAAGGCCGGCCTACGACAAGCAGTAAGCGATAAGCAATAAGCGGGCACGGCGTCGCCACTTGCTATAATTTTTCCCTGGGTCTTGGCTTCCCATTCTCGAAGCCGACCAGGAGCCCTCATGGCAACCGCAACTGCAACCTCCACCCGCACGGAAAAAGATTCCATCGGGACGAAAGAGATCCCGGCGAACGTCTACTACGGCATCCAGACGGTGCGGGCGATGGAGAACTTCCCCATCTCCAGGATGCGGGCGCACCCCACGCTGATCCACGCCATGGGGATGATCAAGCAGGCAGCGGCGGAGGCCAACCTGGCGCTCGGCCTGGTGGATGAGAAGCGCGCCAACGCCATCATCGCCGCAAGCAAGGAAGTGGCCGAGGGCAAGTGGGATACGGAGTTCCTGGTGGACGTCTTCCAGGCGGGAGCCGGCGTCAGCTTCCACATGAACTCCAACGAGGTGATCGCCAACCGCGCCATCGAGCTCCTGGGCGGCAAGCTGGGCGACTACTCCGTGCTCCATCCCAACGACCACGTCAACTACGGGCAGTCCACCAACGACGTCTTCCCCACCGGCATGCGCCTGGGGGCGCTGCTGGAGCTGGAGAAGCTCAGCGTCGCGGTCGAAGCGCTCGCCGTCGCGCTCGACAAGAAGGGCAAGGAATTTTGGGACATCATGAAGTCGGGGCGGACGCACATGCAGGACGCGGTGCCCATGCGCCTGGGACAGGAGTTCGCCGCCTATGCGGGCGCGGCGCGGCGGGCGTGGATCGCCATCCGCGAGGGCGCCGGGTTCGCCCGCGAGATCGGGCTGGGCGGCTCGGCGGTGGGCACCGGGATCAACACCCATCCCGACTATCGCGAGAAGGCCATCGCCAACCTGGCGCGCATCTCTGGGCAGAGATTGGTGGTGGTGGACGACATGCGCTACGCCATGCAGTCGAACCTTTGTATGTCCACCATCTCCTCCACGCTGCGCAACCTGGCGCTGGAGATCATCCGCATCTCCAACGACCTG encodes:
- a CDS encoding NAD(P)-binding domain-containing protein codes for the protein MASTKTGSLLETQPKAQPIPDDYALVDVLIVGAGPTGLACAIEVQKVGLSALLIEKGCLVNSIYHYPANMTFFTTPELLEIGDMPFTTAHQKPTREEALQYYRHVAAHYKLNVRQYEKVETIAGWDGAFQVLTTDAYDHIQEWRVRKIVVSTGYYDRPNLLDVPGESLSKVFHYYREPHPYYDCDVVVVGGKNSAAEAALDLWRHGARVTLVHRGPDLGSSLKYWVKPDLENRIKNREIQARFN
- a CDS encoding aspartate ammonia-lyase, giving the protein MATATATSTRTEKDSIGTKEIPANVYYGIQTVRAMENFPISRMRAHPTLIHAMGMIKQAAAEANLALGLVDEKRANAIIAASKEVAEGKWDTEFLVDVFQAGAGVSFHMNSNEVIANRAIELLGGKLGDYSVLHPNDHVNYGQSTNDVFPTGMRLGALLELEKLSVAVEALAVALDKKGKEFWDIMKSGRTHMQDAVPMRLGQEFAAYAGAARRAWIAIREGAGFAREIGLGGSAVGTGINTHPDYREKAIANLARISGQRLVVVDDMRYAMQSNLCMSTISSTLRNLALEIIRISNDLRLLAAGPNTGLAEINLPALQPGSSIMPGKINPVIPELAAMVSFQVVGNDVAVAMAVQAGQLELNVMMPTMSYNVMQSISILTNMLRQFTDFCVAGLTANPKRCDFYAQSTVSLATALNPYIGYAKAAEIVKESVATGRSIIDIAREKKLLSEKEIAEILDPARMTEPQRPLEAAAKREDIKAKK